tgttTGTTTACCAAAGTAAAATCCTAAAATTAATGAATTCATTACTTGCATCAGACGTTCTTCAATGATCTGCATAAGGAGTGGATAGAAAATAATGATCCAGCACATTTTTACGTACAGTTGTGTAGCTTGCCTGTAGCTTGACAGCTTACCACACTTCATGTGGGagatgaaaaacagcagctcaaTGTGTAACTTTTGAGGTGGATTAAATGCACATTACTCCTGATGATGGTAAACAGCACACTATTGTGCAAAGGTGTCAAACATCCGGCCCATGAGATCATTTCATTGGTCAGTTATTAATGGCCCGTCGGTATGTGGAAATCGAATCATCAGCCCTATTGAGAATCCATGTAGGCAGGGCTGGGACTATTTTAATGGGCACACCATGCAGGCATTCACATGTAAAGACAGACTGGGATCATACCATTATGTGACAGCAAGTATGCAATAAACATGTAGAACATGTTTACTTTTCTACAAAAACATgtagaaaaacagttaaatatgaaatttctttacactgacagacagTCTCACCCATTAATGATCAAAATGGGCTGTATGTGGTCCACGATATAAAATGAGTCTGACACATCTGCTCTAGATAGTCCAAAAACATGAATCCACTGCAGCAAAAACACCATCAATCCTCTAAAAGCACCAGTAAAGACAGCACACCTACACAATGATTATGCACAGAATCACTAACACAAAGCTAGGAAGAAGAAATCCCACAGTGATGTTTAAGCAGAGCGTATGCTAACCCCAACCAAGCAGTCAAagattatgtttgtgtgtgtaacaaAGCTGATCTTTAATCTTTAGCCCTGCTGGTTCCTGGTTTTCACTTTTATTcaatttattaaaatgaaactcCTCCATACATTCGCCCTATAAGGATAAGGATTGGAAAACGTATGTGGGTATAAGTTTAGTGTTACATTTGTTATGTAAAGAATTATGTTCTATTGGGAGTAAATCAATAACGTTACACATGAAATTGTAACATATCACTTTTTTCCATTAGTAACTTCAATAATGCGAATGAGAAACCAAAACCGTCATAACTCTATGAAACGTGGTTTGTTCAGCTCTTCCAATACTGTTTTCCATGTAATGTGTCCTATTAACTGCAAGTATAACCAGAGGAATTGGTCAAAGTGTTTCTGTTAGACccatctaacacactgtgtCTCCATGCTCAGGGTTTTCAGTGAGAGTGGCAAATGCGAGGTCCCTTTGCCACCCATGGTAGGTCCCTGCTCTGAAGCCAGTGCACTGTTTAACAAAGTCACTGCCAGTGCAACTGGAGCAGTTGGAGTCTTCACCTATGACCTTTTCAATCCCAACATGAACGACTATAGCCACATCGTGGCTGTCATGTTCTCCGTGCCGTATGATCGAAGCCTCTACTCCAACTGGTTTGCCGTGGGGATCTTTGACAAAGGAACCGACTGTGACTATAATCTTTATGACATCATGTATAACGGGAGTGAAAATAGCTTCGTAAGAGCCAAGGCTGACGGGTCCTGCATTTCTTATGAAGGAGACTACATTATTGTCAGTGCCTCCATGTCTGATTCAGGTGAAGCAGTCCTGAGGGTGGATGTCAATGACACAGGGATGTACTAACCCAACAGACGCAAGATGTTACACCAGTAATATAAAACAATCACTGTCACCCACTATGTATCTGCAAGGGTCAATCAACTGGTAAAACTGGTCACTTGCTTAAGTGGTGCTGATTTCAGTATAAACGAGTGCATGCCATTGTATACTTAATAGTGCTTTTTCTCTAGACTGATTCATGAAAGATTTGTATATATCAAAATCAAGTTTTCTTTGTAACCAATGTATAATGTACAAGGTGAGATT
The Pelmatolapia mariae isolate MD_Pm_ZW linkage group LG13, Pm_UMD_F_2, whole genome shotgun sequence DNA segment above includes these coding regions:
- the LOC134640467 gene encoding uncharacterized protein LOC134640467, which produces MPHRSCSVEINNNSGYYTLANPRVFSESGKCEVPLPPMVGPCSEASALFNKVTASATGAVGVFTYDLFNPNMNDYSHIVAVMFSVPYDRSLYSNWFAVGIFDKGTDCDYNLYDIMYNGSENSFVRAKADGSCISYEGDYIIVSASMSDSGEAVLRVDVNDTGMY